Proteins encoded within one genomic window of Tigriopus californicus strain San Diego chromosome 12, Tcal_SD_v2.1, whole genome shotgun sequence:
- the LOC131891315 gene encoding uncharacterized protein LOC131891315, giving the protein MLRYFQLLLVIMFVGLSAVSSRDSKSSDTPSDREGKLLSLFQIVRFPNEPCIGQASKNGTCYTADECTSKGGTNAGTCAQGYGVCCTFTENCGATSNENCTYFESSGGEIGACQLKICPCSDNICQLRLDFNQFMITGPSTSTVIVSAHKGGVIGAPGATKPISLASRCLTDTFSVLTPSGQSPPSICGINTGEHMYVDSSATCNDLVFQLGNTVQGTGVGQRQWSIKITQYNCDYPNLAPDGCTQYYFGASMDTVQTYNFAGGQHLANQDQNICIRRERGNCRICYATVMESDFMTSGMATKMAIEIRSYRKYI; this is encoded by the exons ATGTTGCGATATTTTCAGTTGTTATTGGTTATTATGTTTGTCGGCCTGAGCGCCGTGAGTTCACGAGACTCGAAATCTTCTGACACACCATCAGACCGCGAAGGGAAGCTTC taTCTTTGTTCCAAATCGTGAG ATTCCCCAACGAGCCCTGCATCGGCCAAGCCAGCAAGAACGGAACCTGTTACACGGCCGATGAGTGCACCTCCAAGGGAGGAACCAATGCAGGCACTTGTGCCCAAGGCTATGGAGTCTGCTGTACCT TTACCGAAAATTGTGGTGCCACCTCTAACGAAAATTGCACCTACTTTGAGTCGTCCGGAGGGGAAATTGGGGCCTGTCAGCTCAAGATCTGTCCTTGTAGTGACAACATCTGCCAG CTCCGTCTGGATTTCAACCAATTCATGATCACGGGCCCCTCCACGTCCACCGTGATCGTCAGTGCTCATAAGGGAGGCGTGATTGGAGCCCCAGGAGCCACCAAACCCATTTCTTTAGCCTCACGATGTCTGACTGATACCTTCTCCGTTCTCACCCCGTCTGGCCAATCTCCGCCCTCAATCTGCGGCATCAACACGGGCGAACACA TGTATGTGGACTCAAGTGCTACCTGCAACGACCTGGTTTTCCAATTGGGGAACACGGTTCAAGGAACGGGCGTCGGACAACGCCAATGGAGCATCAAG ATCACCCAATACAATTGTGATTATCCCAATTTGGCACCTGATGGCTGCACGCAATACTATTTCGGAGCCAGTATGGACACCGTTCAGACCTACAATTTTGCAGGTGGACAGCATTTGGCCAATCAAGACCAAAACATTTGTATCAG GCGTGAACGGGGAAATTGCCGGATCTGTTACGCCACAGTCATGGAATCTGACTTCATGACATCGGGCATGGCCACGAAAATGGCGATT GAGATTCGAAGCTACCGCAAGTACATCTAA